Proteins from a genomic interval of Pseudoalteromonas sp. MEBiC 03607:
- a CDS encoding heavy metal translocating P-type ATPase produces MSDNCFHCLESVPKGFNATVEIDGKAQPMCCIGCQTVAENIVAQGMTDYYKFRTVRSGKVEQLVPEQLELIKSYDNEDIQDEFISATNDLSEVLLTVEGITCAACAWLIEKQLLNLKAIKRVDVNTSTNRAMIQWDKSVTPLSQIITSLHEIGYKAYPFQADLEASQKQQAAKAYIRRLGVAGLMTMQVMMFAFAMYFGMFSGMEENFEQYFRWISLVLASPVILYSALPFLTNAINGLKAKQLNMDLPVSLAIFGAYGASCYATLMSVGEVYFESICMFTFLLLLGKYLEFRARLKASEFTANLQKLLPLTARIINSDNQESIIAAKKLKLGDVVLIKAGETIPADGVVIKGKTTVDEAMMTGEHQPVNKFISHQVYAGTINHDGVISIEINKIGQNTLLNQIIKLQHTALTKRPRLVEITDKVAQWFVACLLLFASITAIGWYQIDPEHAFWVTISVLVATCPCALSLAIPTALTCAVASLTKRGILIKQAHVLETLPQLTDIAFDKTGTLTQGRFTIERVEMVSSHYSEADALRLAAQLESFSEHPIANAFATYNDTVNPIENVTIEPGKGITAELNKQHLAIGKSGWFDTEKADAQATLYVDKQVVARFYLADSLRNNAEKLITELHSQQIKCHMLTGDASNSGERIAKQLNLDTVHAACSPHDKQTHVEALANKGAIVAMVGDGVNDSPVFASAHLSIAMETGADISKNSADVVLLNSDLTAIEHLLTVSKKTRRIVKQNLALSLIYNGSILPLAALGLVAPWMAVIGMSASSILVITNSLRLLKL; encoded by the coding sequence ATGTCCGATAATTGCTTTCATTGTCTTGAAAGTGTGCCAAAAGGCTTTAATGCGACTGTCGAAATAGACGGTAAGGCACAACCTATGTGTTGTATTGGTTGCCAAACGGTTGCTGAGAATATCGTCGCCCAAGGCATGACCGATTACTATAAGTTTAGAACTGTGCGCTCTGGTAAAGTAGAACAACTTGTTCCAGAGCAGCTTGAGTTAATTAAGAGTTACGATAACGAAGATATACAAGATGAGTTTATTTCAGCCACAAATGACTTATCAGAAGTGCTTCTTACCGTCGAAGGTATCACCTGTGCTGCCTGTGCTTGGTTAATCGAGAAACAATTACTCAATTTAAAAGCAATTAAGCGTGTGGATGTAAATACATCGACTAATCGTGCGATGATCCAATGGGATAAATCGGTTACTCCACTTAGCCAAATTATCACTTCATTACACGAAATCGGCTATAAAGCTTACCCGTTTCAGGCTGACCTTGAAGCGAGTCAAAAACAACAAGCCGCTAAAGCCTATATCCGCCGTTTAGGTGTTGCAGGTCTGATGACTATGCAAGTAATGATGTTCGCTTTTGCCATGTATTTTGGCATGTTCTCGGGCATGGAAGAAAACTTTGAACAGTATTTCCGCTGGATAAGCTTAGTTCTTGCTTCGCCGGTTATTTTATACAGCGCCCTGCCGTTCTTAACCAATGCAATTAATGGTTTAAAAGCCAAACAGCTCAATATGGACTTACCCGTATCTTTAGCGATTTTTGGTGCTTATGGTGCGAGCTGCTATGCCACATTAATGTCGGTTGGCGAAGTTTATTTTGAATCTATCTGTATGTTTACCTTCTTATTATTACTGGGTAAATATTTAGAATTTAGAGCCCGTTTAAAAGCCAGTGAATTTACTGCTAACTTACAAAAACTTTTACCTTTAACTGCACGAATTATCAATAGCGATAATCAAGAATCAATTATTGCGGCTAAAAAGCTTAAATTAGGCGATGTTGTTTTAATTAAGGCAGGCGAAACCATTCCTGCTGATGGTGTTGTGATCAAAGGTAAAACAACTGTTGATGAAGCCATGATGACAGGCGAGCATCAGCCAGTTAATAAATTTATCAGCCATCAGGTTTACGCTGGTACTATTAACCACGATGGCGTGATCAGTATTGAGATCAACAAAATAGGCCAAAATACGCTGCTTAATCAAATAATTAAGTTACAACACACAGCATTAACCAAACGCCCTCGATTAGTTGAGATCACAGATAAAGTCGCGCAGTGGTTTGTTGCGTGTTTATTACTGTTTGCCTCCATTACAGCGATTGGCTGGTATCAAATAGACCCTGAGCATGCTTTTTGGGTTACTATTTCGGTGCTTGTTGCAACCTGCCCTTGCGCCCTTAGTTTAGCGATTCCAACTGCCCTAACCTGTGCCGTAGCCAGCCTTACAAAGCGTGGCATTTTAATTAAACAAGCCCATGTTTTAGAAACGCTACCACAATTAACAGATATCGCCTTCGATAAAACAGGTACTTTAACGCAGGGTCGTTTCACTATTGAGCGTGTTGAAATGGTCAGCAGCCATTATAGTGAAGCTGATGCATTACGATTAGCAGCGCAACTTGAAAGCTTCTCAGAACACCCAATTGCTAATGCGTTTGCAACTTACAACGACACGGTTAACCCTATCGAAAATGTCACAATCGAACCGGGTAAAGGTATTACAGCAGAGCTTAATAAACAGCACCTAGCGATAGGTAAAAGCGGCTGGTTTGATACCGAAAAAGCAGATGCACAAGCAACCTTGTATGTCGATAAACAAGTAGTTGCGCGCTTTTATCTCGCCGATAGCTTACGTAACAACGCAGAAAAACTAATCACAGAGCTGCACTCTCAACAAATAAAGTGTCACATGTTAACGGGTGATGCATCAAACAGTGGTGAGCGAATCGCAAAACAGTTAAATTTAGATACCGTGCATGCAGCATGTAGCCCTCACGACAAACAAACTCATGTTGAAGCACTCGCAAACAAAGGCGCCATCGTTGCCATGGTGGGTGATGGAGTAAATGATAGCCCAGTATTTGCCAGTGCCCATTTATCTATTGCAATGGAAACAGGCGCTGATATTTCCAAAAACAGTGCTGATGTGGTATTACTCAATAGTGATCTAACCGCCATCGAGCATTTGCTCACAGTGTCGAAAAAGACGCGCCGTATTGTTAAGCAAAACTTGGCACTATCACTTATTTACAATGGTTCGATTTTACCACTGGCAGCCCTTGGGCTTGTTGCTCCTTGGATGGCCGTCATCGGTATGTCTGCAAGCTCCATTTTGGTTATTACCAACTCATTAAGGTTATTAAAACTATGA
- a CDS encoding FNR family transcription factor: MDFSQNKSKGLCTISCNNCSISQLCLPFSLNGQEMDRLDEIIERKKPLHKGDFLFESGESLNAIYAVRSGSFKSYTLSEQGDEQITGFHLAGDLVGFDAINKMAHQSFSQALETSMVCEIPFDTLDDLAGKLPKLRQQIMRLMSNEINYDQEMLLLLNKKSAEERLASFIYNLAERFGERGFSRKEFRLTMTRGEIGNYLGLTVETISRLLSRFQKAGFIKVEGKFITILDQQALATTAAIKCK, translated from the coding sequence ATGGACTTCTCACAAAACAAGTCAAAAGGCTTATGCACAATTAGCTGTAATAATTGCAGTATTAGCCAGCTATGTTTGCCATTTTCATTAAACGGTCAAGAAATGGATCGTCTTGATGAAATCATCGAGCGCAAAAAACCACTGCACAAAGGTGACTTTTTATTTGAGTCTGGTGAAAGCTTAAATGCGATATATGCGGTACGCTCAGGTTCGTTTAAATCTTACACGTTATCTGAGCAAGGCGATGAGCAAATTACTGGTTTTCATTTAGCTGGTGATTTAGTCGGTTTCGATGCAATTAACAAAATGGCTCATCAAAGCTTCTCGCAAGCACTTGAAACCTCAATGGTATGTGAAATTCCATTCGATACCCTCGATGATTTAGCAGGTAAATTACCAAAGCTACGCCAACAAATTATGCGTTTAATGAGTAATGAAATTAACTATGACCAAGAAATGTTATTGTTACTCAATAAAAAGTCAGCTGAAGAGCGCCTAGCGAGTTTTATCTATAACCTTGCAGAACGTTTCGGTGAGCGCGGTTTTTCGCGTAAAGAATTCCGTTTAACCATGACACGTGGCGAGATCGGTAACTATTTAGGCCTTACTGTTGAAACAATTAGCCGCCTTTTAAGCCGCTTCCAAAAAGCCGGTTTTATTAAGGTTGAAGGTAAATTTATCACCATTTTGGACCAGCAAGCACTTGCAACAACAGCAGCAATTAAATGTAAGTAG
- a CDS encoding sulfite exporter TauE/SafE family protein, translating to MIDPLFISAFVMGLLGSGHCLAMCGGIASSLQLAANKNRAVSFSVAYNLGRALSYMLAGALVAGISSRFAAQNTTISIALSFLSGIFMLLVGVYIMRLAATLQWLEKLGKTLVWQHLAKLNRYLLPVDTTPKALLYGALWGWLPCGLVYSALTWALTSPSTLHGAGVMLFFALGTFPAMISVGLVSQKINAIFNHVWTRVILGSVIIWYGIYLLIIATDKLVH from the coding sequence ATGATTGATCCGCTGTTTATTAGTGCATTTGTAATGGGTTTGCTAGGCAGTGGTCACTGTCTAGCTATGTGTGGTGGCATTGCCAGTAGTTTACAACTTGCTGCTAACAAAAACCGCGCAGTCAGTTTTTCTGTTGCTTATAATCTGGGACGTGCGCTTAGTTACATGCTTGCTGGTGCCTTAGTCGCTGGAATTAGCAGCCGTTTTGCAGCGCAAAATACCACTATTTCTATAGCATTATCGTTTTTAAGTGGCATTTTTATGCTCCTTGTTGGGGTTTATATTATGCGCTTAGCGGCGACCCTACAGTGGTTAGAAAAACTAGGAAAAACCCTAGTATGGCAGCATTTAGCTAAGCTCAATCGTTATTTATTACCGGTCGATACAACACCTAAAGCCCTACTCTATGGTGCTTTATGGGGTTGGTTGCCCTGCGGATTAGTTTATTCAGCACTGACTTGGGCTCTCACCAGTCCATCAACACTTCATGGGGCTGGGGTAATGTTATTTTTCGCGTTAGGAACCTTTCCTGCGATGATAAGCGTAGGTCTAGTCAGTCAAAAAATAAACGCTATTTTCAACCATGTTTGGACTAGGGTTATTCTAGGCAGCGTAATAATATGGTACGGTATATACTTATTAATTATAGCAACCGATAAGCTAGTTCATTAA
- a CDS encoding FixH family protein → MKPTPWYKNFWPWFLISFPLAAIIGCFGLIYMAIGNGPDMVVDDYYKKGKAINLELSKFNKAKALYLHGDLDVTGDKVSFKFTKGDASQVHSLKMSFYHRTIKANDFNVSLMKNAHGDFTALLDTHVDGAYTVFIEPIDNSWKLKEDITLPTDKTISISPEYK, encoded by the coding sequence ATGAAACCGACTCCTTGGTATAAAAACTTTTGGCCATGGTTTTTAATCTCCTTCCCGCTTGCTGCAATTATCGGCTGTTTTGGTCTAATTTATATGGCTATTGGCAATGGTCCTGATATGGTTGTTGATGACTACTATAAAAAAGGCAAAGCAATTAACCTTGAACTCAGTAAATTCAATAAAGCCAAAGCACTATATCTGCATGGTGATTTAGATGTAACTGGTGATAAAGTTAGCTTTAAGTTTACTAAAGGTGATGCAAGCCAAGTTCACTCTTTAAAAATGTCATTTTATCATCGCACCATTAAAGCCAATGACTTCAATGTTAGTTTAATGAAAAACGCTCATGGTGACTTTACAGCCCTACTCGACACTCACGTTGACGGTGCATACACAGTGTTTATTGAACCTATCGATAATAGTTGGAAGTTAAAAGAAGACATTACTCTTCCTACTGATAAAACAATTTCGATTAGCCCTGAATATAAGTAG
- the ccoS gene encoding cbb3-type cytochrome oxidase assembly protein CcoS, with translation MSIIYMLIPIAILFVLIAIGVFFWAVKSEQFSDLNKQGHSILFEDDKEQHNKSND, from the coding sequence ATGAGTATCATCTACATGCTTATCCCGATTGCCATATTATTTGTGCTAATTGCTATTGGGGTGTTCTTTTGGGCTGTAAAGAGCGAACAATTTTCTGATTTAAACAAACAGGGCCACAGTATCCTGTTCGAAGACGATAAAGAGCAGCACAACAAAAGTAATGATTGA
- the ccoN gene encoding cytochrome-c oxidase, cbb3-type subunit I: protein MSQTVASQTEYNYKVVRQFAIMTVIWGIVGMSVGVLIAAQLAWPALNFDTPWLTYSRLRPLHTNAVIFAFGTSALFATSYYVVQRTCQTRLFSDKLAAFTFWGWQLVIVLAAITLPLGITSSKEYAELEWPIDILIAVVWVTYAVVFFGTLIKRKVSHIYVANWFYAGFIITVAVLHIVNSMAIPVSLTKSYSIYAGAVDAMVQWWYGHNAVGFLLTAGFLGMMYYFVPKQAGRPVYSYRLSVVHFWALVSLYIWAGPHHLHYTALPDWTQSLGMVMSVILFVPSWGGMINGIMTLSGAWHKLRTDPVLRFLVVSLSFYGMSTFEGPMMAIKSVNALSHYTDWTVGHVHSGALGWVAMISIGAIYHLIPALFSQGRMYSVKLVNTHFWLHTVGVVLYIVAMWISGVMQGLMWRAVNSDGTLMYSFVQSLEASYPFYIMRFLGGVFIVTGMLIMAYNVYRTIAAKKDSLQLDADAQLA, encoded by the coding sequence ATGAGCCAAACAGTAGCATCACAAACTGAGTACAATTATAAAGTTGTACGCCAATTCGCTATTATGACAGTGATTTGGGGCATCGTTGGCATGAGTGTTGGGGTTCTGATTGCTGCCCAATTAGCTTGGCCAGCACTTAACTTTGATACACCATGGTTAACTTACTCTCGACTACGTCCGTTACATACGAACGCAGTAATTTTCGCATTTGGTACAAGTGCTCTTTTTGCGACGTCTTATTACGTCGTACAACGTACGTGTCAAACGCGCCTTTTCTCAGATAAACTAGCAGCCTTCACCTTCTGGGGTTGGCAACTTGTTATCGTACTTGCAGCGATCACCTTACCTTTAGGTATCACAAGCTCAAAAGAATACGCAGAACTTGAATGGCCAATCGATATTCTTATCGCCGTTGTTTGGGTTACATATGCAGTTGTATTCTTCGGTACGCTAATCAAGCGTAAAGTATCGCACATCTATGTTGCGAACTGGTTCTACGCTGGTTTCATTATTACTGTTGCCGTTTTACACATTGTAAACAGCATGGCAATTCCAGTTTCACTTACTAAATCATACTCTATCTACGCAGGTGCTGTAGATGCAATGGTTCAGTGGTGGTACGGTCACAACGCTGTTGGTTTCTTATTAACTGCTGGTTTCTTAGGTATGATGTACTACTTCGTACCAAAACAAGCAGGTCGCCCTGTTTACTCTTATCGTTTATCGGTAGTTCACTTCTGGGCACTTGTTTCTTTATATATCTGGGCAGGTCCTCACCACCTACACTACACTGCGCTTCCAGACTGGACGCAAAGCTTAGGTATGGTTATGTCAGTTATCCTATTCGTTCCATCTTGGGGTGGTATGATCAACGGTATCATGACGTTATCAGGTGCATGGCATAAACTGCGTACTGACCCAGTACTTCGTTTCTTAGTTGTTTCTCTATCTTTCTACGGTATGTCTACGTTCGAAGGCCCAATGATGGCTATTAAGTCTGTTAATGCGCTTTCACACTACACTGACTGGACTGTAGGTCACGTACACTCAGGTGCACTAGGTTGGGTTGCAATGATTTCTATCGGTGCTATCTATCACCTAATCCCTGCACTATTCTCACAAGGCCGTATGTACAGTGTTAAACTAGTTAACACGCACTTCTGGTTACACACTGTGGGTGTTGTTCTATACATCGTAGCAATGTGGATCTCAGGTGTAATGCAAGGTCTAATGTGGCGTGCAGTGAACTCAGACGGTACGTTAATGTACAGCTTTGTACAGTCATTAGAAGCTTCGTATCCGTTCTATATCATGCGTTTCCTAGGCGGTGTATTCATCGTAACAGGTATGCTAATTATGGCTTACAACGTTTATCGTACTATTGCTGCGAAGAAAGATTCGCTTCAATTAGACGCTGACGCACAATTAGCATAA
- the ccoO gene encoding cytochrome-c oxidase, cbb3-type subunit II, giving the protein MSNNNSQNKHEIVEKNVGLMAILTVFAISFGALVEITPLMFQDDTTKPVDGLRPLTALEMEGRDIYVREGCYNCHSQMIRPFRDEVERYGHYSVAGESVWDHPFQWGSKRTGPDLARVGERYSDDWHHAHLMDPRAVVPESNMPAFPWLDENRVDTTHTLKKLQIFRDSFGIDKSSDRYDGKGYGSDEELKADIAKIEAMNDGKGATEMQALIAYLQQLGTHLK; this is encoded by the coding sequence ATGAGCAATAATAATTCACAAAACAAACACGAAATAGTCGAAAAGAACGTTGGCCTTATGGCTATCTTGACTGTTTTTGCTATCAGCTTTGGTGCATTGGTAGAGATTACACCACTTATGTTCCAAGACGATACGACTAAACCTGTTGATGGCTTACGCCCTCTTACAGCGTTAGAAATGGAAGGCCGCGATATCTATGTACGTGAAGGTTGTTACAACTGTCACTCTCAAATGATTCGTCCTTTCCGTGACGAGGTTGAGCGTTATGGTCACTACTCTGTAGCTGGTGAGTCAGTATGGGATCATCCATTCCAATGGGGTTCTAAGCGTACTGGTCCTGACCTAGCTCGTGTTGGTGAGCGTTACTCAGACGATTGGCACCATGCTCACTTAATGGACCCACGTGCTGTGGTTCCTGAGTCAAACATGCCAGCGTTTCCTTGGTTAGATGAAAACAGAGTCGATACAACCCATACTCTTAAAAAGCTTCAAATATTCCGTGATAGCTTCGGAATTGATAAATCAAGCGACCGTTACGACGGTAAAGGTTATGGTAGCGACGAAGAGTTAAAAGCTGACATTGCGAAAATTGAAGCCATGAACGATGGTAAAGGCGCGACTGAAATGCAAGCTCTTATCGCTTACTTACAACAGCTTGGCACACACTTGAAGTAA
- the uspE gene encoding universal stress protein UspE has protein sequence MDAIKRILAVIDPTKEQQHSLSRSIDLAKKSGATITAFLSIYDFSYEMTTMLSADEREAMREAVIKDRQAWLDEQIALYPELTIDSCVVWHNRPYEAIINTVINDGYDLVVKGTHQHDTLKSVIFTPTDWHLIRKCPAPVLLVKEKEWPAQGNILAAVNAVSENEQHLELNKRIINDARFICDLANATLNLVNAYPATPVNIAIEIPEFNPGVYNESVKKHHFESTLSLAEGFNIDKAHCHIEEGLPEDVIPDVAARLNSELVVIGTVGRTGLSAALVGNTAEHVIDSLDCDVLALKPDGYVSPLAK, from the coding sequence ATGGACGCAATTAAACGAATTTTAGCAGTTATAGACCCAACCAAAGAGCAGCAACACAGTTTAAGCCGCTCAATTGATCTAGCCAAAAAATCTGGCGCGACCATCACCGCTTTCCTCAGTATCTACGACTTCTCTTACGAAATGACCACGATGCTTTCTGCTGATGAGCGTGAAGCGATGCGTGAGGCGGTAATCAAAGATCGCCAAGCATGGCTAGACGAGCAAATTGCACTTTATCCTGAGCTTACCATTGATAGCTGTGTTGTTTGGCATAACCGTCCTTACGAGGCAATCATTAATACTGTTATTAATGACGGCTATGATTTAGTCGTAAAAGGTACCCATCAACACGATACGCTTAAATCAGTTATCTTCACGCCAACTGACTGGCACCTAATTCGCAAGTGCCCTGCTCCAGTTTTACTTGTTAAAGAAAAAGAGTGGCCAGCACAAGGTAATATTCTTGCAGCAGTGAACGCGGTAAGTGAAAACGAGCAACACCTTGAACTTAACAAACGTATTATTAATGATGCTCGCTTCATTTGTGATTTAGCGAATGCCACTCTTAACCTTGTGAATGCATACCCTGCAACTCCGGTTAACATTGCTATTGAAATTCCTGAGTTCAACCCGGGTGTTTATAACGAATCAGTTAAGAAACATCACTTTGAATCAACGCTTTCGTTAGCTGAAGGGTTTAATATTGATAAAGCTCATTGCCACATTGAAGAAGGCTTACCAGAAGATGTCATTCCTGATGTTGCTGCACGGTTAAACAGCGAATTAGTAGTGATTGGTACTGTCGGTCGCACGGGGTTAAGCGCGGCGCTTGTCGGTAACACTGCAGAGCATGTCATTGATAGTCTTGATTGTGATGTATTAGCGTTAAAACCAGACGGCTACGTCAGCCCTCTTGCTAAATAA
- the ttcA gene encoding tRNA 2-thiocytidine(32) synthetase TtcA encodes MNQTDTRKETLEFNKLQKRLRRHVGNAITDYNMIEDGDVVMACISGGKDSFAMLDILLNLQKAAPIKFEVIAVNLDQKQPGFPEHILPDYFETLNIPYYIVDKDTYSVVKEKVPEGKTTCGLCSRLRRGTLYSFAEKIGATKLALGHHMDDIVETMFLNMFHGSRLKAMPPKLRSDDERNVVIRPLSYCREKDLIKYAEHKDFPIIPCNLCGSQENLQRQSIKAMLTEWDKKTPGRVESIFKSLQNVSPSQLADRNLFDFENLPLDREGNRESYDFSEAVVSSTNIDESLFIDVTNI; translated from the coding sequence ATGAATCAAACTGATACTAGAAAAGAAACTCTTGAATTTAATAAACTTCAAAAGCGTCTAAGAAGGCATGTTGGTAACGCGATTACTGATTACAACATGATTGAAGACGGTGATGTTGTTATGGCGTGTATCAGTGGTGGTAAAGATTCTTTTGCGATGCTAGATATTTTGCTTAATTTACAAAAAGCAGCGCCAATTAAATTTGAAGTGATTGCGGTAAACCTTGATCAGAAGCAGCCAGGCTTTCCTGAGCACATTTTGCCTGATTACTTTGAAACGCTAAATATCCCGTATTACATCGTTGATAAAGATACCTACTCAGTAGTAAAGGAAAAAGTACCAGAAGGTAAGACGACGTGTGGTCTGTGTTCACGACTTCGTCGCGGCACACTTTATTCATTCGCAGAAAAAATTGGCGCGACAAAACTAGCACTTGGTCATCACATGGATGACATTGTTGAGACAATGTTCTTAAATATGTTTCATGGTTCACGATTAAAAGCGATGCCACCAAAATTACGCTCTGATGATGAACGTAACGTAGTCATTCGTCCGTTGTCATATTGCCGTGAGAAAGATTTAATTAAATACGCAGAGCATAAAGATTTCCCGATTATTCCTTGTAACTTGTGTGGCTCGCAAGAAAACCTTCAGCGTCAATCAATTAAAGCCATGCTGACAGAGTGGGATAAGAAAACTCCGGGTCGTGTTGAGAGTATCTTTAAGTCTTTACAGAATGTTAGCCCAAGTCAGCTTGCAGACAGAAACTTATTTGATTTTGAGAACTTACCACTTGATAGAGAAGGCAATCGTGAAAGCTATGACTTTAGCGAGGCGGTAGTCTCTTCGACAAACATTGATGAATCATTATTTATCGATGTAACAAATATATAA
- a CDS encoding cbb3-type cytochrome c oxidase subunit 3, giving the protein MDYGTYRGILTLVILVLFIVIVVWAYSKRSKSRFDNAANAIFEDEKKHNNTISNEEKESEK; this is encoded by the coding sequence ATGGATTACGGAACATACAGAGGCATTTTAACTCTGGTAATTTTAGTACTGTTTATTGTGATTGTTGTATGGGCATACAGCAAGCGTAGCAAAAGTCGATTTGATAACGCTGCTAATGCCATATTTGAAGATGAAAAAAAACACAACAACACAATCTCTAACGAGGAAAAGGAGTCTGAGAAATGA
- the ccoP gene encoding cytochrome-c oxidase, cbb3-type subunit III, with amino-acid sequence MTSFWSIWVIVLTLACLAIIFGLLLWNLKNYTGVKEGESCGHEFDGIEELNNPLPKWWTYMFFATFVWSVYYLAAYPGLGNWEGLGKWTSSNQGITSLAESKEATEQALANGENVQLDQEFIAADERFGPIFESYAKQDIEALVKDEKALEIGQRLFSQNCAQCHGSDARGGLGFPNLTDKDWLYGGTPDKIKETLLYGRVAAMPPWGDALGEQGIKEMTAHVLSLSGRTVNQKDAEAGAAKFAMCAACHGADGKGSVAHNLPFGAPNLTDNIWLYGGSKRAVEETLRNGRAGVMPAWKDILGEDKVHLLTAYVYSLSQDK; translated from the coding sequence ATGACTAGCTTTTGGAGTATATGGGTTATTGTATTAACCCTTGCGTGTCTTGCTATCATCTTCGGCCTACTTCTGTGGAACTTGAAAAACTACACAGGTGTTAAAGAAGGCGAAAGCTGTGGTCACGAATTTGATGGCATTGAAGAACTAAACAACCCACTACCAAAATGGTGGACTTACATGTTCTTCGCGACATTTGTATGGTCTGTTTATTACCTTGCAGCTTACCCAGGTTTAGGTAATTGGGAAGGTTTAGGTAAATGGACAAGTTCTAACCAAGGTATTACTTCTCTAGCTGAGTCTAAAGAAGCAACTGAACAAGCATTAGCTAATGGTGAGAACGTTCAATTAGACCAAGAGTTTATTGCAGCAGATGAGCGTTTTGGCCCAATCTTTGAGTCATACGCGAAGCAAGATATTGAAGCACTTGTAAAAGACGAAAAAGCGCTTGAGATTGGTCAACGTTTATTCTCTCAAAACTGTGCTCAGTGTCATGGTTCAGATGCACGTGGTGGTTTAGGCTTCCCTAACCTAACTGATAAAGATTGGTTATATGGTGGTACACCAGACAAAATCAAAGAAACACTTCTTTATGGTCGTGTTGCTGCGATGCCACCTTGGGGTGATGCACTTGGTGAGCAAGGTATTAAAGAAATGACTGCTCACGTACTAAGCTTATCTGGCCGTACTGTAAACCAAAAAGATGCCGAAGCAGGTGCTGCGAAGTTCGCAATGTGTGCAGCGTGTCACGGTGCTGACGGTAAAGGTTCAGTTGCACATAACTTACCATTTGGTGCACCTAACCTAACTGATAACATCTGGTTGTATGGTGGTTCTAAACGTGCTGTTGAAGAAACACTTAGAAATGGCCGTGCCGGTGTAATGCCAGCATGGAAGGACATTCTAGGTGAAGATAAAGTACACCTATTAACAGCGTACGTTTACAGCTTATCGCAAGATAAATAA